Proteins found in one Lutimonas zeaxanthinifaciens genomic segment:
- a CDS encoding ABC transporter permease: protein MRSFIKIVREELSLILEDKSILLTCLLAPIFYAFFVGSIYKDKDVSDIPVAIVDFDHSSLSQKIGELVDSNQKIKVMGSYSNMEEALFLFNDLKVQGILIVPREFEKKTMNLEGSTVELILNNTKFLTSNDINKGVQQVMLTVAGGVRLNYLISSRIPTEMALQQAQPIMPVIKSVFNATNNYGDYLLPILLVLIIQQTLIIGFGQSVLHELVHYKTLSDSKINFFGFMKIMLAKSSYYVVLYASLFFLFYKVIFPYYHLDFKGSEFLHFSMSLAFILSVMVYTIFLSTFFKTAIGWTEIMAFSTYPLFLVSGYSWPIEAMPKALQIVANLLPSTPYFTMFNKLSMQGASLINIKSEMAHLLFLLLFGYMILYLRFRYIHKKRIIQVNPQ from the coding sequence ATGAGAAGTTTTATAAAGATCGTTAGGGAAGAACTCTCTCTTATTTTAGAGGATAAAAGTATACTGCTGACCTGTCTTTTGGCTCCCATCTTTTATGCCTTTTTTGTTGGCTCTATTTATAAAGATAAAGACGTAAGCGATATTCCGGTGGCAATAGTAGACTTCGATCACAGTTCTCTTTCTCAAAAAATTGGAGAACTAGTTGATTCCAACCAGAAGATCAAGGTAATGGGGTCCTATTCAAATATGGAAGAAGCGCTGTTTCTTTTTAATGATCTGAAGGTTCAGGGTATCTTGATTGTTCCAAGAGAATTTGAGAAAAAAACCATGAATCTTGAAGGGTCAACTGTAGAGCTCATACTCAATAATACAAAGTTCCTGACCTCAAATGACATCAATAAAGGCGTGCAACAAGTGATGCTTACAGTGGCCGGTGGAGTACGGCTTAATTATCTGATTAGCAGCAGAATTCCCACGGAAATGGCCCTCCAACAAGCTCAACCTATCATGCCGGTTATCAAATCAGTTTTCAACGCCACGAATAATTATGGTGATTATCTGCTTCCGATCCTCCTTGTTCTTATTATACAGCAAACCCTGATCATCGGATTTGGACAAAGTGTACTTCATGAACTTGTTCATTATAAAACGCTTTCAGATTCGAAAATCAACTTTTTTGGTTTCATGAAGATCATGTTGGCCAAATCAAGCTATTATGTAGTGCTTTACGCATCACTTTTCTTCCTCTTCTACAAAGTGATCTTCCCATACTACCATCTTGACTTTAAGGGATCAGAGTTCCTTCATTTTTCTATGAGTCTCGCATTTATCTTATCAGTAATGGTTTATACCATTTTTCTAAGTACCTTTTTTAAGACTGCTATTGGATGGACAGAGATCATGGCTTTTTCCACATATCCTCTGTTTTTAGTTTCAGGATATTCCTGGCCCATAGAAGCCATGCCAAAAGCCCTTCAGATAGTTGCGAATCTTCTGCCTTCCACACCGTACTTTACCATGTTTAACAAGTTGTCAATGCAAGGCGCATCTCTGATTAATATTAAATCAGAAATGGCTCACTTGTTGTTTTTATTACTTTTCGGATATATGATTTTATACCTCAGGTTCCGATACATTCATAAAAAAAGGATCATACAGGTCAATCCTCAGTAA
- a CDS encoding ABC transporter permease — translation MKKVLNISIREFERLGMRSSAWVLILFIPLFIFLYLGSIYEEGSVQHVPVAILDDDKSPFSQQVIDNIEASPKLDVKEILDSQNELQTYFVSHPDIKGVYYIPKNFSKNIFRGKQEKIVVYTNSSNIIYGNLLYKEAATFINTLSAKIILNALTVKGIPYEKAIKMVMPVKTQTRPLYNPHYNYLYYLIPGLTTVLLQMIVFFLATRSINSEYASNSFKELYQISGGSTLKLLFGKMLAYTVIGMLIAVLIFALIHPILGIPSSTNTIPFLWIILLFVITNCSLGIMISILFKDQAIAMDMAFVYNSPAFVFSGFTFPIIAMPAFNSWYANLIPYTHFLKAYIKGMEMETSFSFLIPQVIALLVFILVAYIISVIGLQFHFKKAVQ, via the coding sequence TTGAAAAAAGTATTAAACATATCAATCAGAGAATTTGAGAGACTTGGAATGAGGTCCTCCGCCTGGGTATTGATTCTCTTTATCCCCCTGTTTATTTTTTTATATCTGGGATCCATTTACGAGGAAGGGTCAGTCCAGCATGTACCTGTTGCCATTCTCGATGACGATAAATCTCCTTTTAGCCAGCAGGTAATTGACAATATAGAGGCTTCCCCAAAACTGGATGTCAAAGAAATTTTAGATTCTCAAAATGAACTTCAGACCTATTTTGTTTCTCATCCGGACATCAAGGGTGTCTACTATATCCCAAAAAACTTTTCGAAAAATATTTTTCGTGGTAAACAGGAAAAAATCGTGGTTTACACCAACTCCTCAAATATTATATATGGGAACTTGTTGTACAAGGAAGCAGCTACCTTTATAAACACTCTGTCAGCTAAAATTATTCTTAACGCTTTGACAGTCAAAGGAATTCCATATGAAAAGGCAATAAAAATGGTTATGCCGGTTAAAACCCAGACAAGACCTCTGTACAATCCGCACTATAACTATCTATATTATTTGATACCAGGACTAACCACGGTTCTTCTTCAGATGATCGTTTTTTTTCTTGCTACGCGGTCGATCAATTCTGAATATGCATCAAATTCATTCAAGGAACTTTATCAGATTTCAGGTGGAAGTACTTTAAAACTATTATTTGGTAAAATGCTGGCTTACACAGTAATTGGAATGCTTATTGCCGTTCTAATATTTGCATTGATCCATCCAATCCTCGGAATCCCGAGTAGCACCAATACAATACCTTTTTTATGGATTATTCTATTATTCGTCATTACAAACTGTTCGCTTGGTATAATGATCTCGATTCTATTCAAGGATCAGGCGATCGCCATGGATATGGCATTTGTTTACAACTCTCCAGCCTTTGTATTTAGTGGATTTACATTTCCTATAATTGCCATGCCTGCATTTAACAGCTGGTATGCCAATCTCATACCTTACACCCACTTTCTAAAGGCCTATATCAAAGGAATGGAAATGGAAACCTCCTTCTCATTTTTGATCCCCCAGGTCATCGCTTTGCTTGTTTTTATTCTAGTGGCTTACATCATTAGCGTAATTGGGCTTCAGTTTCATTTTAAAAAAGCGGTTCAATGA
- a CDS encoding HlyD family secretion protein, with amino-acid sequence MKKKIQLIVLIVPVLIILTGIVILMILKPDENKNRVYVGLFETTQIRVGSEVPGRIDSIFVKLGDEVEKGQLLASIKSDILDAKMQQAEGAYSAAESLNEKATKGAREEEIMALKNKYEMARGQYEFAEKSYQRLRNMYKDSLISSQQMDEMTFKRNAAKEQMNAAESLYEMVRKGAREEDKKAARGQLSAVEGKVNEAKAFYEELKIYAPVSGEISAKLAQESEIMPAGYPIFTIQKLEDVHAVLHIREDMLSSFQLGSEIEGTLPAFDDEKRSFRVSYISPMADFADWIPTADKGRMDMKTFEIHLYPVEENSDLRPGMSINIRL; translated from the coding sequence ATGAAAAAAAAGATCCAATTAATCGTGCTTATCGTTCCGGTTCTGATCATACTGACCGGTATCGTAATTTTAATGATCCTCAAGCCTGATGAAAATAAGAACAGAGTCTATGTGGGGCTTTTTGAAACAACTCAGATTCGAGTTGGTTCCGAGGTACCGGGAAGAATTGACAGCATCTTTGTCAAACTTGGAGATGAAGTAGAAAAAGGGCAACTGCTCGCTTCGATCAAAAGCGATATTCTCGATGCCAAGATGCAACAGGCTGAAGGCGCATATTCTGCGGCAGAATCTTTGAATGAAAAAGCAACCAAAGGAGCAAGGGAAGAAGAAATAATGGCCTTAAAAAACAAATATGAAATGGCCAGGGGCCAATATGAATTTGCAGAAAAATCCTATCAGCGTCTCCGTAATATGTATAAAGACAGTCTTATTTCTTCGCAACAAATGGACGAAATGACTTTTAAACGGAATGCTGCCAAAGAACAGATGAATGCGGCTGAATCACTTTATGAAATGGTCCGAAAGGGGGCACGTGAAGAAGACAAAAAAGCTGCCAGAGGTCAATTGAGTGCGGTTGAAGGAAAGGTCAATGAAGCCAAAGCCTTTTATGAGGAACTAAAAATCTATGCTCCCGTATCTGGTGAAATCTCAGCCAAACTTGCTCAGGAAAGCGAAATAATGCCGGCAGGGTACCCAATTTTTACAATCCAGAAATTGGAAGATGTTCACGCTGTTTTACATATTCGGGAAGATATGCTTTCAAGCTTTCAATTAGGTTCAGAAATTGAAGGTACCCTTCCTGCATTCGATGATGAAAAGAGAAGTTTTCGTGTTAGCTACATTTCTCCCATGGCTGATTTTGCAGATTGGATACCTACAGCAGATAAGGGAAGAATGGATATGAAGACCTTTGAGATACATCTCTACCCCGTAGAGGAAAATTCAGACCTAAGACCCGGAATGAGTATCAATATTCGTCTTTGA
- a CDS encoding TolC family protein yields MKKKFLLLFLVLSTVIFGQNNLTETELEMIQLSLQKSYELKNANNDLMIDSIESKAIRQNFIPTLTMNGGYAYGSANLNVDIPTFDLPISGTEIFNGSSQFDADGHFFYTNLTAKMLLFSGLQVNYGSKASKEKIKAKNFMVESERAKIIKEVIDTFDKIELLEQSKSVITESEKRLVKERLKVNVAIENGLATPFEREKIAAAELNLASKKMELEGNLRLLRLKLSMLTGKELSQIEKYEFDLKPWLFTEQSQSYEDRPELNALRSSIQAYEYKLKMNKNNFLPKVQAFATLSYFNLFDTRIQTPYDTPISEQPINLDLNYFEGFPAYLVGVGFEWDIFTGLKNDNEIQKTSIEKNMAENKKSDAEEKLKLFEQKVKIEFDVKSEQVLLKEKEKDVASNSLKLAIASYREGLINITERLQAETEYQQAVLDYYKMIALQRQAALELLIASGSLQVNNLNN; encoded by the coding sequence ATGAAAAAAAAATTTCTATTACTCTTCTTGGTACTCAGCACTGTGATTTTTGGGCAGAATAATCTCACAGAAACAGAACTGGAAATGATTCAACTCAGTCTCCAGAAAAGTTATGAATTAAAAAATGCCAACAATGATCTCATGATTGATAGTATTGAAAGTAAAGCCATCAGGCAGAACTTTATTCCTACTTTAACTATGAATGGAGGCTATGCATATGGCTCTGCAAACCTCAATGTGGATATTCCCACTTTTGATCTTCCTATATCGGGAACAGAAATCTTTAACGGATCTTCGCAATTTGATGCTGATGGGCATTTCTTTTACACTAACCTAACAGCAAAAATGTTACTTTTTTCAGGGCTTCAGGTCAATTACGGATCCAAGGCCAGTAAAGAAAAAATAAAGGCAAAGAATTTCATGGTCGAAAGTGAAAGAGCTAAAATAATCAAAGAGGTCATCGATACGTTTGATAAAATTGAATTACTGGAACAATCAAAGTCAGTTATTACAGAAAGTGAAAAACGACTAGTCAAGGAACGTCTTAAAGTCAACGTTGCCATAGAAAATGGATTAGCTACTCCATTTGAAAGAGAAAAAATCGCTGCTGCCGAATTGAACTTAGCGTCAAAAAAAATGGAACTGGAGGGAAATCTCAGACTTCTCAGATTAAAACTCTCGATGCTCACAGGAAAGGAATTGTCACAAATAGAAAAATATGAATTTGACCTTAAACCCTGGTTATTCACTGAACAGAGCCAGTCCTACGAGGACCGACCGGAATTAAATGCCTTAAGATCTTCGATTCAGGCTTATGAATACAAATTAAAAATGAATAAAAACAACTTTCTGCCAAAAGTTCAGGCCTTTGCTACATTAAGTTATTTTAATTTATTCGACACAAGAATCCAAACCCCTTATGATACTCCAATTTCTGAACAACCTATAAATCTTGATCTCAATTATTTTGAAGGATTTCCTGCTTATCTGGTTGGTGTCGGTTTTGAGTGGGACATTTTTACAGGCTTAAAAAATGATAATGAAATTCAAAAAACTTCCATTGAAAAGAATATGGCTGAAAATAAAAAATCAGATGCGGAGGAGAAACTAAAACTGTTTGAACAAAAGGTGAAAATTGAATTTGATGTTAAATCAGAACAGGTCTTATTAAAAGAAAAAGAAAAAGATGTTGCCTCAAACAGTCTGAAGCTGGCCATTGCGAGTTACAGGGAGGGACTGATCAATATCACAGAAAGATTACAGGCTGAAACTGAATACCAACAAGCCGTTCTCGACTATTATAAAATGATTGCCCTACAAAGACAGGCTGCACTCGAATTGCTTATAGCCTCAGGTAGCCTGCAAGTAAATAACCTCAATAATTGA
- a CDS encoding uracil-DNA glycosylase family protein — MFVHRHPYSPFIPKGADKLIVGTIPPPRFSTGKLFNDDVNFCYGSKYGLLWPILEQIYNRKISYENSTSAIAERKELLKDFKIGICDMVEQCSRDKIDASDLGMKHIINRDLISILESNPKIEKILFMGGNSKNGPEYLFRSHLKDQKIRLVPISIDRPRIHEFFINGKSIKTVSLISPSSAANRSIGSYPDYKLKKSLNTEYSTLDFRIEQYKNHFH; from the coding sequence ATGTTTGTACACCGTCATCCCTATTCACCTTTCATTCCCAAAGGGGCTGATAAATTAATCGTGGGAACCATTCCTCCTCCCCGATTTTCGACCGGAAAACTGTTCAATGATGACGTGAATTTTTGCTACGGCAGTAAATACGGTTTACTCTGGCCCATTTTGGAACAAATTTATAACCGTAAAATCAGTTACGAAAATTCAACATCAGCCATTGCGGAAAGAAAAGAGCTGTTAAAAGATTTTAAAATAGGAATCTGTGACATGGTAGAACAATGTTCACGAGATAAAATCGATGCGTCAGATTTAGGTATGAAACATATAATAAATCGAGACCTGATCTCAATCTTAGAATCAAATCCAAAGATTGAGAAGATACTTTTTATGGGCGGGAACAGTAAAAACGGACCTGAATATTTATTCAGAAGTCATCTTAAAGATCAAAAAATCAGACTGGTTCCTATATCTATCGACAGGCCACGTATTCATGAGTTTTTCATCAACGGCAAAAGCATTAAAACGGTTTCTCTGATTTCTCCGTCAAGTGCTGCGAATCGATCAATTGGGTCCTATCCTGATTATAAACTGAAAAAATCTTTAAACACGGAATATTCAACGCTGGATTTTAGAATTGAACAATATAAGAACCACTTTCACTGA
- a CDS encoding sugar transferase — MIRPGISGQAPVKYEYGENPGDLHRKLEYNLYYFKNSSVTFDIRIIFKTINTILLYKGR, encoded by the coding sequence ATGATCAGACCGGGAATTTCTGGCCAGGCACCAGTAAAATATGAATATGGCGAAAATCCTGGTGATTTACATAGAAAATTAGAATATAACTTGTATTATTTTAAAAACAGTTCCGTGACCTTTGATATACGAATTATATTTAAAACGATAAATACCATTCTCTTGTATAAAGGGAGATAG
- a CDS encoding glycosyltransferase, with the protein MIKLSVIISVFNGEQYLAESLDSVLHQSFNDFELILIDDASKDQSRRIIEQYSNLDSRIIPIYNQSNVGLTANLNKGIKKARGELIGRMDADDVAFPLRFEAQISYLDSHPEVDLVGSSAIVIDGKGHELSLRSVPEFHKDILSMLPKANPVTHSTVIFRKDRFARISFYNENYPIIQDYEMWFRAIGKGLKFHNLQETLLAYRMDKNYIDRKSMNYRWCDFKLRIKSFKHIDLPFFKYYYALIPLILGLTPKRFYPHLKKTDPRVKNLD; encoded by the coding sequence ATGATCAAGCTATCCGTTATCATTTCGGTCTTCAACGGTGAACAGTATTTAGCCGAATCATTAGATAGTGTCCTCCATCAGTCCTTTAATGATTTTGAACTAATCCTGATCGACGATGCATCTAAAGACCAAAGCAGAAGGATCATTGAACAGTATAGCAATTTGGATTCCAGGATAATCCCTATTTACAATCAAAGCAACGTTGGATTAACTGCTAACTTGAATAAAGGTATTAAAAAGGCTCGTGGAGAACTAATCGGAAGAATGGACGCAGATGACGTGGCCTTTCCTCTACGATTTGAAGCTCAAATTAGTTACTTAGATTCACACCCTGAAGTAGATCTTGTAGGAAGCTCAGCAATCGTTATTGACGGCAAAGGACATGAGCTTAGCTTAAGGTCTGTTCCTGAATTCCACAAAGATATTCTAAGTATGCTACCCAAAGCAAATCCCGTGACACATTCCACTGTGATATTCAGAAAGGACCGCTTTGCCAGAATTAGTTTCTACAATGAAAATTATCCCATTATTCAGGACTATGAAATGTGGTTCAGGGCGATTGGGAAAGGTTTGAAATTTCACAATCTACAAGAAACTTTACTCGCTTACAGAATGGATAAAAACTATATTGATCGCAAATCTATGAATTACCGGTGGTGCGATTTCAAATTGAGAATCAAGAGTTTTAAACATATTGACTTACCTTTTTTCAAATACTATTATGCCTTGATTCCACTTATTCTTGGGCTCACTCCGAAAAGGTTTTATCCCCATTTAAAAAAAACCGATCCAAGGGTCAAAAATTTGGATTGA
- a CDS encoding glycosyltransferase family 4 protein, whose translation MNILFGIVSGLDKDLFNISILSLSPEGPDSMLQGFKSINCEIIQLNHSRLIGLFKNRKKVASLIKERKIDLVHSHGIRADLINSVLSNVQRFTTIHNIPDEDYKFRYGTIMGYFLASKHKRIFKKIPNTICCSHNLLDRILPNDETDMQFIQNGIHTSRFSPVSSLEEKKRLRKKLRLPQNQNIFVVCGAISYLKNPMLILEVFKSKLMEDSLLVFLGGGELLDKLSSENSNHNIHFQGRTDRVSDYLKACDFYISASFTEGMPNSVLEAISSETPVVLSNIPAHREIVGENYSYLFDPKNEQELWHKLQSILQNYNNEIGKQLKQRVKENFSVESMSHSYQELYLNAMRRDKLTAQ comes from the coding sequence ATGAACATTCTTTTTGGAATTGTCAGTGGTCTTGATAAAGACTTATTCAATATTTCTATACTTAGCTTGTCACCTGAAGGGCCGGATTCGATGTTACAGGGATTTAAATCAATTAATTGCGAAATAATACAGCTCAACCATTCACGACTTATAGGTCTTTTTAAAAACCGTAAAAAAGTAGCTTCTCTTATCAAGGAAAGAAAAATAGATTTGGTGCATTCACATGGGATCAGGGCAGACCTTATTAACAGTGTTCTTAGCAATGTTCAACGATTCACTACCATTCACAATATCCCCGATGAAGATTATAAGTTTCGATACGGAACTATTATGGGATATTTTCTTGCCTCTAAGCATAAACGGATCTTTAAGAAGATTCCAAATACGATTTGCTGTTCACATAATCTTTTAGATAGGATTCTTCCCAATGACGAAACAGACATGCAATTCATTCAAAATGGAATTCATACAAGTAGATTTTCTCCAGTCAGTAGCCTCGAAGAAAAAAAAAGACTGAGAAAAAAGCTGAGACTTCCTCAAAATCAGAATATTTTTGTGGTTTGCGGAGCAATCAGCTATTTAAAAAACCCAATGCTGATATTAGAAGTATTCAAAAGTAAGCTGATGGAAGATTCATTGTTGGTTTTTCTCGGAGGTGGAGAACTATTGGATAAACTATCTTCTGAAAACTCCAATCATAATATCCATTTTCAAGGCAGAACAGATCGGGTTTCAGATTATTTAAAGGCTTGTGATTTTTATATATCGGCTTCCTTTACAGAAGGGATGCCCAACTCAGTCTTAGAGGCCATCAGTAGTGAAACTCCCGTAGTTTTGTCAAATATCCCGGCGCATCGCGAAATTGTTGGAGAAAATTATTCATATTTGTTCGATCCAAAAAATGAGCAGGAACTCTGGCACAAATTACAGAGTATTTTACAAAACTACAATAATGAAATAGGTAAACAACTGAAGCAAAGAGTTAAAGAAAATTTTAGTGTTGAATCTATGTCTCACTCTTACCAGGAATTATATTTAAACGCAATGAGAAGAGATAAATTAACAGCCCAATGA